The Lolium rigidum isolate FL_2022 chromosome 1, APGP_CSIRO_Lrig_0.1, whole genome shotgun sequence region TCTCTCTAGTAATTAACTGGCTAGTAATTTATCAAGGAGTCGATCGTCCCGTGTGGCAGGTGATCGAGGCACGCAGGCAGCCGGCGAGCGCGCGAGCCATGGCAGCATTGTTCTCGACGAGGCTGGGGCGTCAGGCGTCCGGGTACCTCCAGGACAAGTACAAGCAGGCCAGGCTCGCCCTCGGCGACATCACGCCGGCGGAGCTGTACGTTTGTTCTTTGGCATTGCATCTGAATGTAAACGTTGTGGCTCACGATGCATGAATAATTAACCGTGGATGGATTTGGTAGGCTGGTGCAGGAGGCGACCAACGGCGACCCCTGCGTCCCAGACGCCAAGACGCTGGCGTGCATCGCCGACGCCGCcttcgacatcgacgactactggCGGATCGCCAACGTGCTgcaccgccgcctcggcagcgtcCACGACTGGAAGGAGTGGCGGCCCGTGTACAAGGCGCTGGTCGTCCTCGAGTTCCTCCTCACCCACGGCCCCGAGGAGCTGCCCAGGGACTTCCTCCCCACCATGAAGGCGCTGCGCGACCTCCGCGGCTTCACCTACATCGACGACAAGGGCTTCGACTGGGGCGCCTCCATGCAGCGCCGGGCCGACAGCGTCGTCAGCCTCCTCACCGACGCCGACCGCCTCAGGGACGCGCGCCACCGCGCCGCTGTCGGCGTCCGCTCATTCCCCTTCTCCCACGGCGCCGATCACCACGGCGTGGTCAGCccgaccgcctccgcctcccccgTCTCTTCGGCGTCGTCCGGCTCCTCCCGCGGATCACGCGGCACCTGGTCCTTCGCCTCCGCCTCGCCGCACTACTCCGACAGCCCCGCCTTCGTCTGCCTCTGCTCCCCCAACGCCGACTACCGCCACGATAAGAAGTTTGACGCCTACACCGCCGACGACAAGCGCGACGGTGGTGTCGtcgtcgaggaggaggccgacgactGCCCGACCCCGCACAGCCAGGGGAGCTGGCTCGAGGAGTCCCCCTCGCAGTCCGGATCACCCGCAAGCTGCtgcagcagcgccaagagca contains the following coding sequences:
- the LOC124681985 gene encoding epsin-3-like → MAALFSTRLGRQASGYLQDKYKQARLALGDITPAELLVQEATNGDPCVPDAKTLACIADAAFDIDDYWRIANVLHRRLGSVHDWKEWRPVYKALVVLEFLLTHGPEELPRDFLPTMKALRDLRGFTYIDDKGFDWGASMQRRADSVVSLLTDADRLRDARHRAAVGVRSFPFSHGADHHGVVSPTASASPVSSASSGSSRGSRGTWSFASASPHYSDSPAFVCLCSPNADYRHDKKFDAYTADDKRDGGVVVEEEADDCPTPHSQGSWLEESPSQSGSPASCCSSAKSTSSRRASGFLSLSQPERRNSSKKLQRQLSLDY